One Nostoc sp. UHCC 0302 DNA window includes the following coding sequences:
- a CDS encoding FAD-dependent oxidoreductase: MASDIVIIGGGVIGLAIAIELKLRGANVTVLCRDFQAAATHAAAGMLAPDAEKISHEAMRSLCWRSRSLYPDWTRKLEELTGLNTGYWPCGILAPVFEEEGGIRGERDKETKGEKNVFFPPSPPLPLSPSSSSPAYWLDKQAIHQYQPGLGAEVVGGWWYPEDAQVNSRVLAGVLWTAAESLGVELQQGITVEAFLQHQGQVVGIQTNVGIIRAAHYVLATGAWSNELLPLPVRPRKGQMLSVQIPEFAPDLPLKRVLFGQDIYIVPKRVCVRETVATSEVSASAKEMRSPKAGFQPSLIIGATSEDVGFTPHNTPDGIQKLLQAAIRLYPQLQHYPIQEFWWGFRPATPDELPILGTSHCQNLTLATGHFRNGILLAPVTAALIADLIWEQKSDPLLSDFHYSRFHTKPSTSTSMLTHSANFANGHRSVLSPQQHSLPTLYSGLSTQDSALIIAGKTFQSRLMTGTGKYRSIEEMQQSIVASDCQIVTVAVRRVQTKAPGHEGLAEALDWTKIWMLPNTAGCQTAEEAIRVARLGREMAKLLGQEDNNFVKLEVIPDPKYLLPDPIGTLQAAEQLVKEGFAVLPYINADPMLAKRLEDVGCATVMPLASPIGSGQGLKTTANIQIIIENSRVPVVVDAGIGSPSEAAQAMELGADALLINSAIALAKNPAAMARAMNLATVAGRLAYLAGRMPMKDYASASSPLTGTITS, encoded by the coding sequence ATGGCTAGTGACATTGTAATTATTGGTGGCGGCGTTATTGGCTTAGCGATCGCCATTGAACTAAAACTGCGCGGGGCAAATGTCACCGTGCTTTGTCGTGATTTCCAGGCTGCCGCTACTCACGCCGCCGCTGGGATGTTAGCACCAGATGCGGAAAAAATTTCTCATGAGGCAATGCGTTCTCTGTGTTGGCGATCGCGTTCTTTATATCCTGACTGGACACGCAAACTAGAAGAATTAACAGGCTTAAATACTGGCTACTGGCCCTGTGGTATCCTCGCACCCGTCTTTGAAGAAGAGGGGGGGATAAGGGGAGAAAGGGACAAGGAGACAAAAGGAGAGAAAAATGTTTTTTTCCCCCCCTCTCCCCCTCTCCCCCTCTCCCCATCCTCTTCATCCCCTGCTTACTGGTTAGATAAACAGGCAATTCATCAATATCAACCAGGGTTGGGAGCAGAAGTAGTTGGGGGCTGGTGGTATCCTGAAGATGCACAAGTTAATAGTCGGGTCTTAGCTGGTGTGCTGTGGACGGCGGCTGAGTCTTTAGGTGTTGAATTACAACAAGGTATTACAGTAGAAGCATTTTTACAACACCAAGGACAAGTTGTTGGAATTCAAACCAATGTCGGGATAATTCGCGCTGCACACTATGTTTTAGCCACAGGTGCTTGGTCTAATGAATTGTTACCGCTACCTGTGCGTCCCAGAAAAGGACAAATGTTGAGTGTACAGATACCAGAATTTGCTCCAGATTTGCCCTTGAAGCGAGTTTTGTTTGGGCAAGATATTTATATAGTACCGAAACGGGTTTGCGTTCGTGAAACAGTAGCGACCTCAGAAGTGTCAGCGTCTGCCAAAGAGATGCGATCGCCAAAGGCGGGTTTTCAACCATCGCTGATTATTGGGGCAACTAGTGAAGATGTTGGCTTCACCCCCCACAATACTCCAGACGGCATTCAAAAATTACTCCAAGCAGCCATCCGGCTATATCCGCAATTACAGCATTATCCCATCCAGGAATTTTGGTGGGGATTTCGCCCAGCTACCCCTGATGAATTACCCATCCTTGGTACTAGCCATTGTCAAAATTTAACTCTTGCCACTGGCCATTTCCGCAATGGAATTCTACTTGCACCCGTAACAGCGGCATTGATTGCCGACTTAATTTGGGAACAAAAGTCTGACCCCCTACTCTCTGATTTTCACTATTCGCGCTTCCACACAAAGCCATCTACCTCCACTTCCATGCTCACTCACTCCGCCAATTTCGCTAACGGGCATCGTTCTGTCCTGTCTCCACAGCAACATTCGCTCCCTACTCTCTACTCAGGACTCAGCACTCAGGACTCAGCATTGATCATCGCTGGTAAAACTTTCCAGTCACGCTTGATGACGGGAACTGGTAAGTATCGCAGCATTGAGGAAATGCAGCAAAGTATCGTCGCCAGTGATTGCCAGATTGTGACAGTGGCTGTACGGCGAGTCCAAACCAAAGCCCCAGGACATGAAGGTTTAGCCGAAGCCTTAGATTGGACAAAAATTTGGATGTTACCTAATACAGCAGGTTGCCAAACAGCAGAAGAGGCGATTCGCGTAGCGCGTTTGGGGCGAGAAATGGCGAAACTGTTAGGGCAGGAAGATAATAATTTTGTCAAGTTAGAAGTAATACCTGATCCTAAATATTTACTTCCTGATCCGATTGGCACACTGCAAGCAGCAGAACAACTGGTAAAAGAAGGCTTTGCAGTATTGCCCTATATCAACGCTGACCCTATGTTAGCCAAGCGCTTAGAAGATGTCGGCTGTGCTACAGTCATGCCTTTAGCGTCGCCAATTGGTTCTGGACAAGGGCTAAAAACAACCGCCAACATCCAGATTATCATTGAGAATTCGAGAGTACCTGTGGTAGTGGATGCCGGGATTGGTTCACCCTCAGAAGCGGCACAGGCAATGGAATTGGGGGCAGATGCCTTATTGATTAATAGTGCGATCGCCCTAGCAAAAAACCCAGCAGCAATGGCTCGTGCCATGAATCTGGCAACAGTTGCCGGACGCTTAGCATATCTTGCAGGCAGAATGCCGATGAAGGACTACGCCAGCGCTAGTTCACCCCTAACTGGGACGATTACTAGTTAG
- a CDS encoding ssl1498 family light-harvesting-like protein gives MPYTNEEGGLLNNFAREPKVYQAEPPTEGQKRTYIFLGIAAIVLVGGLIGVAFFVSSIS, from the coding sequence ATGCCCTATACAAATGAAGAAGGCGGACTTCTGAATAATTTTGCCCGCGAACCAAAGGTTTATCAAGCAGAACCACCTACTGAAGGTCAAAAGCGAACCTATATTTTCTTGGGAATCGCTGCTATAGTTTTGGTCGGCGGCTTAATTGGAGTTGCCTTCTTTGTTTCTAGTATCAGTTAA
- a CDS encoding 2Fe-2S iron-sulfur cluster-binding protein, whose product MPKVQAQGKTIECNRGANLRTILLQNGIDLYNSGAKVINCRGIGSCGTCAVKVEGEVSAANWRDKARRSLPPHSPTTDLRLACQTQVLGDIKITKFDGFWGQGSQTVWTQEG is encoded by the coding sequence ATGCCCAAGGTACAAGCTCAAGGTAAAACAATTGAGTGCAATCGCGGAGCTAATTTACGCACAATTTTGCTGCAAAACGGTATTGACCTCTACAACAGCGGTGCTAAAGTCATCAACTGTCGGGGCATTGGCAGTTGTGGTACTTGTGCGGTTAAGGTAGAGGGCGAAGTATCGGCAGCGAATTGGCGTGACAAAGCGCGGCGTTCGCTTCCTCCCCATTCTCCTACAACAGACCTACGTTTGGCTTGTCAAACTCAGGTTTTAGGCGATATAAAAATAACAAAATTTGATGGATTTTGGGGTCAAGGTTCTCAGACAGTGTGGACACAAGAAGGTTAA
- a CDS encoding class I SAM-dependent methyltransferase, with protein sequence MDSNFALYAAIAHHIAASPQQQITFAEFMEMALYHPKYGYYSSDAVKIGFKGADFFTSPNLSTDFGELLAEQFFQMWEILGRPVQFSLVEMGAGQGLLALHILNYHQLHHPDFFNALQYLIVEKSPTLRQEQQQRLQNFSVRWCNLEEIPANSITGCFFSNELVDAFPVHQFTLEAGKLREIYVTTQTDEGEGGILSPSVPQSSFVEVTGELSTPQLREYFDLVGIDIAANVYADGYRSEINLAALDWLSIVADRLQRGYVLTIDYGYPASRYYNPRRSQGTLQCYYHHRYHDNPYINIGQQDITAHVDFTALERWGERCGLDKIGFIQQGLFLMALGLGERMATLSSQQQPLSELLQRRDALHQLIDPTELGGFGVLVQSKGLREIESSQPLKGLILPEQM encoded by the coding sequence ATGGATTCCAATTTTGCTTTGTATGCAGCTATAGCCCATCACATTGCTGCCAGTCCTCAACAGCAGATTACTTTTGCTGAATTTATGGAGATGGCACTATATCACCCTAAATATGGCTATTATTCCAGTGATGCAGTCAAAATTGGCTTTAAAGGTGCTGATTTTTTTACCTCACCAAACCTCAGCACTGATTTTGGCGAGTTGCTAGCAGAACAATTTTTCCAGATGTGGGAGATTTTAGGACGACCTGTACAATTTTCTCTAGTAGAAATGGGTGCGGGGCAAGGATTGCTAGCTTTGCATATCCTCAACTATCATCAGCTGCACCATCCAGATTTTTTTAACGCGCTGCAATACCTCATTGTTGAAAAGTCCCCAACTTTAAGGCAAGAACAGCAGCAACGTTTGCAGAATTTTTCTGTGCGTTGGTGCAATTTAGAGGAAATACCAGCTAACTCAATTACTGGCTGCTTTTTTTCTAATGAATTAGTGGATGCGTTTCCTGTGCATCAATTTACTCTAGAGGCTGGGAAACTACGAGAAATTTATGTGACGACGCAGACAGATGAGGGGGAAGGGGGGATTTTGTCCCCCTCTGTTCCCCAGTCATCCTTTGTGGAAGTAACAGGGGAACTTTCTACACCTCAATTGAGGGAATATTTCGATTTAGTGGGAATTGATATCGCTGCAAATGTTTATGCAGATGGCTACCGGAGTGAAATTAATTTAGCTGCTTTAGATTGGTTGAGTATAGTAGCAGACCGCTTGCAGAGGGGGTATGTGTTAACAATTGATTATGGCTACCCTGCTAGTCGTTACTATAATCCCAGGCGATCGCAAGGTACACTACAGTGCTATTATCACCACCGTTACCATGACAATCCTTATATTAATATTGGGCAACAAGACATTACTGCTCATGTTGACTTTACAGCTTTGGAACGCTGGGGTGAGCGATGCGGTTTAGATAAAATTGGTTTTATACAGCAGGGCTTATTTTTAATGGCGTTGGGGTTAGGCGAACGTATGGCTACCCTCTCCTCTCAACAGCAACCCCTCTCGGAATTACTACAACGGCGGGACGCACTACACCAACTTATAGACCCCACAGAACTAGGTGGTTTTGGAGTCTTAGTTCAGAGTAAAGGTCTACGAGAAATAGAAAGTTCTCAACCACTTAAAGGATTGATATTGCCAGAACAAATGTAA
- a CDS encoding tetratricopeptide repeat protein: MSVNDTAHSDNSAWNRQVYHRLKLALSLGLRRQLFLAVCDDLHLRNQVAARLHSTLAYPIGQVLYQPSDAQENSTSAYPRLVTLRLNLNDPNPIVQINQWLSNYPPPVVGASKDTPGRPLPTPGFQIVGVEQLTKQPVATQRLFLHYLRLSEQYFSTQESSRFLESSLLLWLPRPWLSAIQQSAPHFWRCRTGVFVFAGEPTPTTHNSGYPERFSSSRGLDLGNSQESIVDESVKQAEVRAAVTELKFEENYDLQKQTQTNHIRKTEKTTLSMVDLLKASPQQQESITRSSNGNKDQSLSSLSHISSELTELVVATINTKTPEDTEDYWQPQQILFEIEELHIQDAAGEVLAEAYHRLGSLYRFRIEQGQSTLENLMVAIIAYQEAISYDEESPQLPDILNDLGTLYWMLYRTPPNSEEGQTYIEQAIEFYELALKLISPETHRETYARVQNNLGTAHGDLARFANSSQNWQQAVKAYSEALRYRTAEMDSLKYAACQNNLGTAYWHLGQYNQPVEYLKKAIAVYNLALIHYSPEQEPLKYGMIQNNIGTACWNLAQYEQPAENLQLAIDVYREALKYRTPANVPSACAATQNNLGTAYWHLANLSQTTKEARQKFLQLCISAYEEAIALAHSLKGISLSFDLLATYNNLGLAHYQLVTDNSFNGDKATRSQHLEASLENHLQALNGLNKQPEAYQTTFAYVVKTIRAFHNELGIQGQNLALSKVPSQLLPEILSKL; the protein is encoded by the coding sequence ATGAGCGTGAATGATACTGCACACAGCGATAATTCTGCTTGGAATCGGCAAGTTTATCACCGCTTGAAACTTGCGTTAAGTCTCGGTTTACGTCGACAATTATTTTTGGCAGTATGTGATGATTTACACTTGAGAAATCAAGTAGCGGCTCGTTTGCATTCTACATTGGCTTATCCTATTGGGCAAGTGCTATACCAGCCATCAGATGCACAAGAAAACAGCACATCAGCTTATCCACGATTAGTCACGTTGCGGTTGAATCTCAACGATCCAAATCCTATAGTTCAGATAAATCAATGGTTGTCGAATTATCCACCACCAGTTGTTGGTGCATCCAAAGATACCCCAGGCAGACCCTTGCCAACACCAGGATTTCAGATTGTCGGTGTAGAACAGCTAACCAAGCAACCAGTAGCGACACAGCGTTTATTTTTACACTATCTTCGCTTAAGTGAACAATATTTTTCTACCCAAGAATCCAGCCGCTTTCTAGAATCTAGTTTGCTGCTATGGCTACCGCGTCCTTGGTTATCTGCTATTCAGCAATCGGCGCCACATTTTTGGCGTTGTCGTACTGGCGTGTTTGTGTTTGCTGGTGAACCCACGCCAACGACACACAATTCAGGCTATCCAGAACGTTTTTCTAGTTCAAGAGGTTTAGATTTAGGGAATTCTCAGGAATCAATTGTAGATGAATCAGTTAAGCAAGCAGAAGTTAGAGCAGCAGTCACCGAGTTGAAGTTTGAAGAGAATTACGATTTACAGAAACAGACACAAACGAATCACATCCGTAAAACTGAGAAAACTACACTGTCAATGGTGGATTTATTGAAGGCTTCGCCACAACAGCAAGAATCGATTACTAGGTCTAGCAATGGGAATAAAGACCAATCATTGTCGTCTTTGTCTCATATTAGCAGCGAGTTAACAGAGCTAGTAGTAGCCACAATTAACACAAAGACTCCTGAAGATACCGAAGATTACTGGCAACCGCAGCAAATATTGTTTGAAATTGAAGAATTACATATCCAGGATGCTGCCGGAGAAGTACTTGCAGAAGCTTATCATCGGTTGGGTAGTTTATATCGCTTTCGCATTGAACAAGGACAGTCAACCTTAGAAAACTTGATGGTAGCAATTATTGCTTATCAGGAGGCAATTAGTTATGACGAAGAGTCACCACAACTACCAGATATCTTGAATGACTTGGGTACACTCTACTGGATGCTATACCGCACACCACCCAATTCTGAAGAGGGACAAACTTATATAGAACAGGCAATAGAATTTTATGAGTTGGCGTTAAAGCTGATTTCACCGGAAACTCATAGAGAAACTTATGCTCGCGTGCAAAATAATTTGGGAACAGCTCATGGTGATTTAGCTCGTTTTGCCAACTCATCTCAAAACTGGCAGCAAGCAGTTAAAGCGTACAGTGAAGCACTACGCTACCGCACAGCTGAAATGGACTCATTAAAGTATGCTGCTTGCCAAAATAATTTGGGTACTGCCTATTGGCATTTAGGGCAATATAATCAACCTGTTGAGTATTTAAAGAAGGCGATCGCAGTTTATAACTTAGCACTAATACACTATAGCCCTGAACAAGAACCCCTCAAATATGGGATGATTCAAAATAACATCGGCACAGCCTGCTGGAATCTAGCACAATACGAACAACCAGCAGAAAATCTTCAGCTAGCTATTGATGTTTATCGTGAAGCACTCAAGTATCGCACTCCCGCTAATGTTCCTAGTGCCTGCGCCGCTACACAAAATAATTTAGGCACTGCTTACTGGCATTTAGCAAATTTATCTCAAACAACTAAAGAAGCGCGGCAAAAGTTTCTGCAACTATGTATTAGCGCTTATGAAGAAGCTATTGCTCTAGCTCATTCACTTAAAGGTATTTCTTTAAGTTTTGATTTGCTGGCTACTTACAATAACCTGGGGCTAGCCCACTATCAGCTAGTAACAGATAACTCTTTCAATGGTGACAAAGCTACACGTTCTCAGCACCTAGAAGCATCATTAGAAAATCATTTGCAGGCTTTAAATGGATTAAACAAACAACCAGAAGCTTATCAAACAACTTTCGCTTATGTGGTGAAAACTATTCGGGCTTTTCATAATGAATTAGGGATACAAGGACAAAATTTGGCTTTATCTAAAGTTCCAAGTCAGCTGTTACCAGAAATTTTGTCAAAATTATAA
- a CDS encoding NAD(P)-dependent oxidoreductase, translating into MKVAFLGTGLMGLPMAQRLLAADIELVAYNRTPEKLAPLQASGAEIVTHPRHAISAAECVVLMLTNASAIYNVLLSDTAWRTLEGRTIIQMGTITPTESQEIRDAVVSGGGEYLEAPVLGSIPEAQAGKLIVMVGAEAEQYQRHLKLLQNFGSEPLHIGPVGTAAALKLALNQLIASLTTSFALSLAFVQRQGVDVDTFMQILRDSSLYAPTFDKKLQRMLDGNYANPNFPTKHLLKDTELFISEAKSRGLDLSSIKGVRQILQTAVKMSLADDDYSSLFSVVKEWGE; encoded by the coding sequence ATGAAGGTGGCATTTCTGGGAACTGGACTGATGGGACTACCAATGGCGCAAAGATTGTTAGCCGCAGACATAGAGCTAGTTGCCTACAACCGCACCCCAGAAAAATTAGCTCCACTACAAGCCAGTGGCGCGGAAATTGTCACACACCCCCGCCATGCAATTAGTGCGGCTGAATGCGTAGTTTTGATGCTCACCAATGCTTCTGCAATCTACAATGTCTTGCTTTCAGATACTGCTTGGCGAACTTTAGAAGGACGCACCATCATTCAAATGGGAACAATTACTCCCACAGAAAGCCAAGAAATCAGAGATGCAGTGGTTTCAGGTGGTGGTGAGTATTTAGAAGCACCTGTACTAGGGAGTATTCCAGAAGCACAAGCTGGTAAGCTGATTGTAATGGTTGGCGCTGAGGCAGAACAATATCAACGCCATTTGAAGTTACTACAAAATTTCGGTTCAGAACCTTTACATATAGGACCAGTGGGAACTGCTGCTGCCTTAAAATTAGCGCTAAATCAACTAATTGCTTCCCTGACAACTAGCTTTGCCTTAAGTCTAGCTTTTGTTCAGCGCCAAGGTGTTGATGTGGATACTTTCATGCAAATTCTGCGCGACAGTTCACTTTATGCGCCCACATTTGACAAAAAATTACAACGGATGTTGGATGGCAATTATGCTAATCCCAATTTCCCCACAAAACACTTGCTAAAAGATACAGAATTGTTTATTTCTGAAGCGAAATCCCGTGGTTTGGATTTGAGCAGTATTAAAGGTGTGCGACAAATCTTACAAACAGCAGTAAAAATGTCACTTGCTGATGATGATTATTCATCACTATTTTCTGTTGTTAAGGAATGGGGAGAATAA
- a CDS encoding Uma2 family endonuclease — MYDLPSEDPEEPGLPDEFHDLQPQLLSRTLRLSNYTADQFFTGTDLNLYYDLEHPLWHKRPDWFLATGVSRLYAGQDLRRSYVTWQERRNPFVVVELLSPGTEKEDLGIYAEPDTEVSIQSQVSRDLADAEIHNGQATKDTPPSKWEVYEQILRVPYYIVFSRYTDRLWFFKLVGGQYQEQSLELENPRIWIPELEIALGLWQGEFEGISRIWLRWCDAEGNWIPTDTEQERIRAEQALQQVEQALQQVEQERIRTEQALQQAEQERIKAEQASQQLLQIAQNLLQSGMAIAQVSQITGLPETEVQKLQQL; from the coding sequence ATGTATGATCTTCCAAGTGAAGATCCAGAGGAACCTGGTTTGCCGGATGAATTTCATGACCTCCAACCCCAACTTTTGTCTCGGACTCTGCGTCTAAGTAACTACACAGCAGACCAATTCTTCACAGGTACGGATCTAAATCTCTACTATGATTTAGAGCATCCGTTGTGGCACAAACGCCCTGATTGGTTTTTAGCTACTGGTGTGTCACGCTTATATGCAGGGCAAGATTTGAGACGTAGCTATGTGACATGGCAAGAGCGAAGAAACCCCTTTGTCGTCGTTGAACTACTTTCTCCTGGTACTGAAAAAGAAGACCTTGGTATCTACGCTGAACCTGACACAGAAGTATCAATTCAATCTCAGGTAAGCCGAGATTTAGCTGACGCAGAAATTCATAATGGTCAAGCAACCAAAGACACACCGCCTTCTAAATGGGAAGTGTACGAACAAATTCTGCGCGTGCCTTATTACATTGTCTTTAGTCGCTATACAGATCGTCTCTGGTTCTTTAAACTAGTGGGTGGGCAATACCAAGAACAATCTCTGGAATTAGAAAATCCGCGCATCTGGATTCCAGAACTAGAAATTGCTTTAGGTTTATGGCAAGGAGAATTTGAAGGGATTTCTCGCATCTGGCTGCGCTGGTGTGACGCTGAAGGGAACTGGATACCAACTGATACAGAACAAGAACGAATCAGGGCTGAACAAGCCTTGCAGCAGGTAGAACAAGCTTTACAACAAGTAGAACAAGAACGAATCAGAACTGAACAAGCTTTACAGCAAGCCGAACAAGAACGAATTAAGGCAGAACAAGCATCACAGCAATTGCTACAGATAGCACAGAATTTACTACAATCCGGGATGGCGATCGCACAAGTCAGTCAAATTACCGGATTACCTGAAACCGAAGTACAAAAGTTGCAACAATTATAA
- a CDS encoding NAD(P)H-quinone oxidoreductase subunit H, producing MARLETRTEPMVLNMGPHHPSMHGVLRLIVTLDGEDVIDCEPVIGYLHRGMEKIAENRTTIMYVPYVSRWDYAAGMFNEAVTVNAPEKLAGVTVPKRASYIRVIMLELNRIANHLLWFGPFLADVGAQTPFFYQFREREMIYDLWEAATGYRMVNNNYFRVGGVAADLPYGWVDKCVEFCDYLIPKVDEYERLVTDNPIFRRRVEGIGTVTREEALNWGLSGPMLRASGVKWDLRKVDHYECYDDFDWDVQWETAGDCFARYVVRMREMRESVKIIRQAIKGLPGGPYENLEAKRLAAGKKSEWDAFDYQFIGKKVSPSFKIPKGEIYARVESGKGELGIYLVGEDNVFPARWKIRAADFNNLQILPHLLRGVKVADIVVILGSIDVIMGSVDR from the coding sequence ATGGCTAGACTAGAAACCCGCACTGAACCGATGGTGCTAAATATGGGGCCACACCACCCCTCAATGCACGGGGTTCTGCGGCTAATCGTCACCCTGGATGGCGAGGATGTCATTGACTGTGAACCGGTCATTGGCTACTTGCACCGGGGAATGGAAAAAATTGCTGAGAACCGCACTACTATTATGTACGTTCCCTACGTTAGTCGTTGGGACTACGCTGCGGGAATGTTCAATGAAGCCGTCACTGTTAACGCCCCTGAAAAGCTGGCTGGTGTAACTGTCCCCAAACGCGCTAGTTATATTCGCGTCATCATGCTGGAGTTGAACCGCATCGCTAACCATTTGCTGTGGTTTGGCCCCTTCCTAGCAGACGTAGGCGCTCAAACTCCCTTCTTCTATCAGTTTCGGGAACGGGAGATGATTTATGATTTGTGGGAAGCTGCCACAGGTTACCGGATGGTGAACAACAACTACTTCCGTGTTGGTGGGGTAGCTGCTGATTTGCCTTATGGTTGGGTAGACAAGTGTGTGGAATTTTGTGACTATTTAATACCCAAAGTTGATGAATACGAACGCCTAGTAACAGATAACCCCATCTTCCGGCGACGTGTTGAGGGTATTGGTACAGTCACCCGTGAAGAAGCACTGAACTGGGGGCTTTCTGGCCCGATGTTGCGTGCTTCTGGTGTGAAATGGGATTTGCGGAAGGTTGACCATTACGAATGTTACGACGATTTCGACTGGGACGTGCAGTGGGAAACTGCTGGTGATTGCTTTGCCCGTTACGTCGTGCGGATGCGGGAAATGCGCGAATCTGTAAAGATTATTCGCCAAGCAATCAAAGGACTTCCTGGCGGCCCTTACGAAAATCTGGAAGCCAAGCGCCTAGCCGCAGGGAAAAAATCAGAGTGGGACGCGTTTGATTATCAATTTATTGGTAAGAAAGTTTCTCCCTCTTTCAAGATTCCCAAGGGTGAAATTTATGCCCGCGTAGAAAGCGGTAAAGGGGAACTGGGGATTTATCTGGTTGGCGAGGATAACGTCTTTCCTGCACGGTGGAAGATTCGCGCTGCGGATTTCAACAACCTCCAGATTTTGCCTCATTTACTGCGAGGGGTTAAGGTTGCAGATATTGTGGTCATTCTTGGCAGTATTGATGTGATCATGGGTTCTGTAGATAGGTAG
- a CDS encoding GAF domain-containing protein, producing the protein MQIHPHSEFDHNPNRRSEEGLQTLLDRLVRTMQRDALVRQTTNQLRESLQVNRVVLYYFYEQWHGQVTFESLSDNEFSILGSTGPDNCFNDEYAALYLAGRVRAIADIELEPIEACHRDFLRNMQVRANLVVPILTPNGLWGLLAAHHCQEPRHWSQSDIEIMQTGAQTLATAPYISTNS; encoded by the coding sequence GTGCAAATTCATCCTCACTCAGAATTTGACCATAACCCAAATCGCCGTAGTGAAGAGGGTTTACAAACATTGCTTGACCGCCTTGTCAGAACAATGCAGCGGGATGCATTAGTCCGGCAAACGACAAATCAACTCAGAGAATCACTTCAAGTTAATCGCGTGGTTTTGTATTACTTTTATGAGCAGTGGCACGGACAAGTAACTTTTGAATCATTAAGTGATAATGAATTTTCAATACTTGGTTCCACTGGGCCGGATAATTGTTTTAATGATGAGTATGCTGCTTTGTATTTAGCAGGAAGAGTAAGAGCGATCGCTGATATAGAATTAGAACCAATTGAGGCTTGTCACCGAGATTTTCTTCGTAATATGCAGGTTCGTGCCAACTTAGTAGTACCCATTTTGACACCTAATGGATTATGGGGATTACTAGCGGCACATCACTGTCAAGAACCGCGTCATTGGTCGCAATCAGATATAGAAATCATGCAAACGGGAGCGCAAACTCTAGCTACAGCCCCATACATATCTACTAATTCGTAA